The genomic DNA ctcgcaagctgtgctgtcctcgcaagctgtgcagtccttgcaagctgtgctgtcttcgctagctgtgctgtcctcgcaagctgtgctgtcctcgcaagctgtgctgtcctcggaagctgtgttgtcctcagaaGCTGCGCTGCCCtcggaagctgtcctgtcctcggaagctgtgctgtcctcgcaacccgtggtgtcctcacaacctgtgctgtcttcgcaagccatgctgtcctcgcaaccggtgctgtcctcgcaaggcgtgctgtcctcgcaagccgtgctgtcctggcaagccgtgctgtcctcgcaagccatgctgtcttcgcaagccgtgctgtcctcgcaagctgtgctgttcttgcaagccgtgctgtcatcgcaagccatgctgtcctcgcaattttagcggtcctcgcaagctgtgctgtcctcccaagctgtgctgtcctcaaaagttgtgctgtcgtctcaagttgagctatcctctcaagtttagctgtcctcttaagttgagctgtcctctcaagttgagctgtcctctctagttgatctgtcctctctagttgaactgtcctctttagttgagctgtcctctctagttgagctgtcctctctagttgagctgtcctctctagttgagctgacctctcaagttgagctttcctctcaaattgagctctcctctcaagttgagctctcctctcaagttgaggtctcctctcaagttgagcggtcatctcaaggtgagctgtcctctcaagttgagccgtcctcgcaagctgtgctgtcctcacaagctgtgctgtcctcgcaagctgtgctgtcctcgcaagctgtgctgtcctcgcaagctgtgctgtcctcgcaagctgtgttgtcctcgcaagctgtgctgtcctcgcaagctgtgctgtcctcggaagctgtgctgtcctcgcaagccgtgctgtccccgcaagccgtgatgtccccgcaagccgtgctgtcctcgcaagccgttctgtccttgcaagacatgctgtcctcgcaagctttgctgtcctcgcaagctgtgctgtccacccaagttgtgctgtcatctcaagttgtgctgtcatctcgagttgtgctgtcctctaaagttgagctgtcctctcaagttgaactgtcctctcaagttgagctgtcctctcaagttgagctgttctgtcaagttgagctgtcctctcaagttgagctctcctctcaagttgagctgtcctctcaagttgagctgtcctctcaagttgagctctcctctcatgttgagctctcctctcaagttgagctctcctctcaagttgagatgtactctcaagttgatctgtcctctcaagttgagctgtcctctcaagttgagctgtcctcgcaagctgtgctgtcctcgcaagctgtgctgtcgtcgcaagttgtgctgtcctcgcaagctgtactgtcctcgcaagctgtgctgtccccgcaagctgtgctgtccttgcaagctgtgctgtcatcgcaagccgtgctgtcctcgcaggccatgctgtcctcgcaagccttgctgtcctcgcaagctgtgctgtcctcgctagctgtgctgtcctcgcaagctgtgctgtcctcgcaagctgtgctgtcctcgcaaattgtgctgtcctcgcaagctgtgctgtcctcgcaagctgtgctgtctcacaagctgtgctgtcctcgcaagctgtgctgtccctgcaagccgtgctgtcctcgcaagccatgctgtcctcgcaggccgtgctgtcctcgcaagccttgctgtcctcgcaagctgtgctgtcctcgctagctgtgctgttctcgcaagctgtgctgtcctcgcaagctgtgctgtcctcgcaagctgtgctgtcctcgcaagctgtgcagtcctcgcaagctgtgctgtcctcacaagctgtgctgtcctcgcaagctgtgctgtcctcgcaagctgtgctgtcctcgcaagctgtgcagtccttgcaagctgtgctgtcttcgctagctgtgctgtcctcgcaagctgtgctgtcctcgcaagctgtgctgtcctcggaagctgtgttgtcctcagaaGCTGCGCTGCCCtcggaagctgtcctgtcctcggaagctgtgctgtcctcgcaacccgtggtgtcctcacaacctgtgctgtcttcgcaagccatgctgtcctcgcaaccggtgctgtcctcgcaaggcgtgctgtcctcgcaagccgtgctgtcctggcaagccgtgctgtcctcgcaagccatgctgtcttcgcaagccgtgctgtcctcgcaagctgtgctgttcttgcaagccgtgctgtcatcgcaagccatgctgtcctcgcaattttagcggtcctcgcaagctgtgctgtcctcccaagctgtgctgtcctcaaaagttgtgctgtcgtctcaagttgagctatcctctcaagtttagctgtcctcttaagttgagctgtcctctcaagttgagctgtcctctctagttgatctgtcctctctagttgaactgtcctctttagttgagctgtcctctctagttgagctgtcctctctagttgagctgtcctctctagttgagctgacctctcaagttgagctttcctctcaaattgagctctcctctcaagttgagctctcctctcaagttgaggtctcctctcaagttgagcggtcatctcaaggtgagctgtcctctcaagttgagccgtcctcgcaagctgtgctgtcctcacaagctgtgctgtcctcgcaagctgtgctgtcctcgcaagctgtgctgtcctcgcaagctgtgctgtcctcgcaagctgtgttgtcctcgcaagctgtgctctcctcgcaagctgtgctgtcctcgcaagccgtgctgtcctcgcaagctgtgcagtcctcagaagctgtgctgtcttcgcaacctgtgctgtcctcgccagccgtgctgtcctcgcaagccgtgctgtcctcgcaagccgtgctgtcctcgcaagccgtgcagtcctcgcaagctttgctgtccactcgagttgagctgccctctcgagttcagctgtcctctcaagttgagctgtgctctcaagtagagctgtcctctcaagttgcgctgtcctctctagctgagctgtcctctcaacttcagctgttctctcaagttgaactgtcctctcaagttgagctgtcctctcaagttgagctgtcctcgcaagctgttctgtcctcgcaagctgtgctgtcctcgcaagctgtgcggtcccgtaagctgtgctgtcctcgcaagccgtgctgttcttgcaagccgtgctgtcctcgcaagccatgctagcCTCGTAGGCattgctgtcctcgaaagttgagcagtcctctcaagttgtgttctcctctcaagttgaactgtcctcgcaacttgagctgtcctctcaagtctagctgtcctcgcaagcagtgctgtgctcgcaagccgtgctgtcctcgcaagccgtgctgtcctcgcaagccttgctgtcctcgcaagctgtgctgtcctcgctagctgtgctgtcctcactagctgtgctgtcctcgcaagctgtgctgtcctcgcaagctgtgctgtcctcacaagctgtcctgtcctcggaatctgtgctgtcctcgcaacccgtgctgtcctcgaaaCCTGTGCTggcctcgcaagccatgctgtcctcgcaaaccgtgTTGTCCTCGgaggctgtgctgtcctcgcaagccgtgctgtccccgcaagccgtgctgtcccaacaagccatgctgtcctcgcaagccgttctgtccttgcaagccgtgctgtcctcgcaagctttgctgtcctcgcaagctgtgctgtccacccaagttgtgctgtcatctcaagttgtgctgtcatctcgagttgtgctgtcctctaaagttgagctgtcctctcaagttgaactgtcctctcaagttgagctgtcctctcaagtcgagctgttctgtcaagttgagctgtcctctcaagttgagctctcctctcaagttgagctgtcctctcaagttgagctgtcctctcaagttgagctctcctctcatgttgagctctcctctcaagttgagctctcctctcaagttgagatgtactctcaagttgatctgtcctctcaagttgagctgtcctctcaagttgagctgtcctcgcaagctgtgctgtcctcgcaagctgtgctgtcgtcgcaagttgtgctgtcctcgcaagctgtactgtcctcgcaagctgtgctgtccccgcaagctgtgctgtccttgcaagctgtgctgtcattgcaagccgtgctgtcctcgcaggccatgctgtcctcgcaagccttgctgtcctcgcaagctgtgctgtcctcgctagctgtgctgtcctcgcaagctgtgctgtcctcgcaagctgtgctgtcctcgcaaattgtgctgtcctcgcaagctgtgctgtcctcgcaagctgtgctgtctcacaagctgtgctgtcctcgcaagctgtgctgtccctgcaagccgtgctgtcctcgcaagccatgctgtcctcgcaggccgtgctgtcctcgcaagccttgctgtcctcgcaagctgtgctgtcctcgctagctgtgctgttctcgcaagctgtgctgtcctcgcaagctgtgctgtcctcgcaagctgtgctgtcctcgcaagctgtgcagtcctcgcaagctgtgctgtcctcacaagctgtgctgtcctcgcaagctgtgctgtcctcgcaagctgtgctgtcctcgcaagctgtgcagtccttgcaagctgtgctgtcttcgctagctgtgctgtcctcgcaagctgtgctgtcctcgcaagctgtgctgtcctcggaagctgtgttgtcctcagaaGCTGCGCTGCCCtcggaagctgtcctgtcctcggaagctgtgctgtcctcgcaacccgtggtgtcctcacaacctgtgctgtcttcgcaagccatgctgtcctcgcaaccggtgctgtcctcgcaaggcgtgctgtcctcgcaagccgtgctgtcctggcaagccgtgctgtcctcgcaagccatgctgtcttcgcaagccgtgctgtcctcgcaagctgtgctgttcttgcaagccgtgctgtcatcgcaagccatgctgtcctcgcaattttagcggtcctcgcaagctgtgctgtcctcccaagctgtgctgtcctcaaaagttgtgctgtcgtctcaagttgagctatcctctcaagtttagctgtcctcttaagttgagctgtcctctcaagttgagctgtcctctctagttgatctgtcctctctagttgaactgtcctctttagttgagctgtcctctctagttgagctgtcctctctagttgagctgtcctctctagttgagatgacctctcaagttgagctttcctctcaaattgagctctcctctcaagttgagctctcctctcaagttgaggtctcctctcaagttgagcggtcatctcaaggtgagctgtcctctcaagttgagccgtcctcgcaagctgtgctgtcctcacaagctgtgctgtcctcgcaagctgtgctgtcctcgcaagctgtgctgtcctcgcaagctgtgctgtcctcgcaagctgtgttgtcctcgcaagctgtgctgtcctcgcaagctgtgctgtcctcggaagctgtgctgtcctcgcaagccgtgctgtccccgcaagccgtgatgtccccgcaagccgtgctgtcctcgcaagccgttctgtccttgcaagacatgctgtcctcgcaagctttgctgtcctcgcaagctgtgctgtccacccaagttgtgctgtcatctcaagttgtgctgtcatctcgagttgtgctgtcctctaaagttgagctgtcctctcaagttgaactgtcctctcaagttgagctgtcctctcaagttaagctgttctgtcaagttgagctgtcctctcaagttgagctctcctctcaagttgagctgtcctctcaagttgagctgtcctctcaagttgagctctcctctcatgttgagctctcctctcaagttgagctctcctctcaagttgagatgtactctcaagttgatctgtcctctcaagttgagctgtcctctcaagttgagctgtcctcgcaagctgtgctgtcctcgcaagctgtgctgtcgtcgcaagttgtgctgtcctcgcaagctgtactgtcctcgcaagctgtgctgtccccgcaagctgtgctgtccttgcaagctgtgctgtcatcgcaagccgtgctgtcctcgcaggccatgctgtcctcgcaagccttgctgtcctcgcaagctgtgctgtcctcgctagctgtgctgtcctcgcaagctgtgctgtcctcgcaagctgtgctgtcctcgcaaattgtgctgtcctcgcaagctgtgctgtcctcgcaagctgtgctgtctcacaagctgtgctgtcctcgcaagctgtgctgtccctgcaagccgtgctgtcctcgcaagccatgctgtcctcgcaggccgtgctgtcctcgcaagccttgctgtcctcgcaagctgtgctgtcctcgctagctgtgctgttctcgcaagctgtgctgtcctcgcaagctgtgctgtcctcgcaagctgtgctgtcctcgcaagctgtgcagtcctcgcaagctgtgctgtcctcacaagctgtgctgtcctcgcaagctgtgctgtcctcgcaacctgtgctgtcctcgccagccgtgctgtcctcgcaagccgtgctgtcctcgcaagccgtgctgtcctcgcaagccgtgcagtcctcgcaagctttgctgtccactcgagttgagctgccctctcgagttcagctgtcctctcaagttgagctgtgctctcaagtagagctgtcctctcaagttgcgctgtcctctctagctgagctgtcctctcaacttcagctgttctctcaagttgaactgtcctctcaagttgagctgtcctctcaagttgagctgtcctcgcaagctgttctgtcctcgcaagctgtgctgtcctcgcaagctgtgcggtcccgtaagctgtgctgtcctcgcaagccgtgctgttcttgcaagccgtgctgtcctcgcaagccatgctagcCTCGTAGGCattgctgtcctcgaaagttgagcactcctctcaagttgtgttctcctctcaagttgaactgtcctcgcaacttgagctgtcctctcaagtctagctgtcctcgcaagcagtgctgtgctcgcaagccgtgctgtcctcgcaagccgtgctgtcctcgcaagccttgctgtcctcgcaagctgtgctgtcctcgctagctgtgctgtcctcgctagctgtgctgtcctcgcaagctgtgctgtcctcgcaagctgtgctgtccttgcaagctgtgctgtcatcgcaagccgtGCAGTCCTCGcaggccatgctgtcctcgcaagccttgctgtcctcgcaagctgtgctgtcctttgagtgcgtttttgcctgggacagtaaggtggtatcgagctgaaattgatatcacggactgaggtcggtagtcgcttggcggtgtcagagtttgaaaattgtaagtgaaggcatcgaggagttacggacgtttatgcagcatgatttgaaacacgaagagcagagacgcgccgggccgcgccgcctggcccagtgagcgtagtttgctttgatataggaccgtgtggcgacgtaaaaaaatactagtttccacagtagaatgaaaggagagtatcggaaagtggttaatttgtaattacatgtgacgaagaagtagcttttgcgtgagtttgtgtaattggtttttcttttcggtttgcatttgcgcctttgagtgcgtttttgcctgggacagtaaggtggtatcgagctgaaattgatatcacggactgaggtcggtagtcgcttggcggtgtcagagtttgaaaattgtaagtgaaggcatcgaggagttacggacgtttatgcagcatgatttgaaacacgaagagcagagacgcgccgggccgcgccgcctggcccagtgagcgtagtttgctttgatataggaccgtgtggcgacgtaaaaaaatactagtttccacagtagaatgaaaggagagtatcggaaagtggttaatttgtaattacatgtgacgaagaagtagcttttgcgtgagtttgtgtaatcggtttttcttttcggtttgcatttgcgcctttgagtgcgtttttgcctgggacagtaaggtggtatcgagctgaaattgatatcacggactgaggtcggtagtcgcttggcggtgtcagagtttgaaaattgtaagtgaaggcatcgaggagttacggacgtttatgcagcatgatttgaaacacgaagagcagagacgcgccgggccgcgccgcctggcccagtgagcgtagtttgctttgatataggaccgtgtggcgacgtaaaaaaatactagtttccacagtagaatgaaaggagagtatcggaaagtggttaatttgtaattacatgtgacgaagaagtagcttttgcgtgagtttgtgtaatcggtttttcttttcggtttgcatttgcgcctttgagtgcgtttttgcctgggacagtaaggtggtatcgagctgaaattgatatcacggactgaggtcggtagtcgcttggcggtgtcagagtttgaaaattgtaagtgaaggcatcgaggagttacggacgtttatgcagcatgatttgaaacacgaagagcagagacgcgccgggccgcgccgcctggcccagtgagcgtagtttgctttgatataggaccgtgtggcgacgtaaaaaaatactagtttccacagtagaatgaaaggagagtatcggaaagtggttaatttgtaattacatgtgacgaagaagtagcttttgcgtgagtttgtgtaatcggtttttcttttcggtttgcatttgcgcctttgagtgcgtttttgcctgggacagtaaggtggtatcgagctgaaattgatatcacggactgaggtcggtagtcgcttggcggtgtcagagtttgaaaattgtaagtgaaggcatcgaggagttacggacgtttatgcagcatgatttgaaacacgaagagcagagacgcgccgggccgcgccgcctggcccagtgagcgtagtttgctttgatataggaccgtgtggcgacgtaaaaaaatactagtttccacagtagaatgaaaggagagtatcggaaagtggttaatttgtaattacatgtgacgaagaagtagcttttgcgtgagtttgtgtaatcggtttttcttttcggtttgcatttgcgcctttgagtgcgtttttgcctgggacagtaaggtggtatcgagctgaaattgatatcacggactgaggtcggtagtcgcttggcggtgtcagagtttgaaaattgtaagtgaaggcatcgaggagttacggacgtttatgcagcatgatttgaaacacgaagagcagagacgcgccgggccgcgccgcctggcccagtgagcgtagtttgctttgatataggaccgtgtggcgacgtaaaaaaatactagtttccacagtagaatgaaaggagagtatcggaaagtggttaatttgtaattacatgtgacgaagaagtagcttttgcgtgagtttgtgtaatcggtttttcttttcggtttgcatttgcgcctttgagtgcgtttttgcctgggacagtaaggtggtatcgagctgaaattgatatcacggactgaggtcggtagtcgcttggcggtgtcagagtttgaaaattgtaagtgaaggcatcgaggagttacggacgtttatgcagcatgatttgaaacacgaagagcagagacgcgccgggccgcgccgcctggcccagtgagcgtagtttgctttgatataggaccgtgtggcgacgtaaaaaaatactagtttccacagtagaatgaaaggagagtatcggaaagtggttaatttgtaattacatgtgacgaagaagtagcttttgcgtgagtttgtgtaatcggtttttcttttcggtttgcatttgcgcctttgagtgcgtttttgcctgggacagtaaggtggtatcgagctgaaattgatatcacggactgaggtcggtagtcgcttggcggtgtcagagtttgaaaattgtaagtgaaggcatcgaggagttacggacgtttatgcagcatgatttgaaacacgaagagcagagacgcgccgggccgcgccgcctggcccagtgagcgtagtttgctttgatataggaccgtgtggcgacgtaaaaaaatactagtttccacagtagaatgaaaggagagtatcggaaagtggttaatttgtaattacatgtgacgaagaagtagcttttgcgtgagtttgtgtaatcggtttttcttttcggtttgcatttgcgcctttgagtgcgtttttgcctgggacagtaaggtggtatcgagct from Schistocerca piceifrons isolate TAMUIC-IGC-003096 unplaced genomic scaffold, iqSchPice1.1 HiC_scaffold_77, whole genome shotgun sequence includes the following:
- the LOC124770070 gene encoding prestalk protein-like translates to MACDDSTACKNSTACEDSTACEDSMACEDSTACQDSTACEDSTPCEDSTGCEDSMACEDSTGCEDTTGCEDSTASEDRTASEGSAASEDNTASEDSTACEDSTACEDSTASEDSTACKDCTACEDSTACEDSTACEDSTACEDSTACEDCTACEDSTACEDSTACEDSTACENSTASEDSTACEDSKACEDSTACEDSMACEDSTACRDSTACEDSTACETAQLARTAQLARTAQFARTAQLARTAQLARTAQLARTAQLARTARLARTAWPARTARLAMTAQLARTAQLAGTAQLARTVQLARTAQLATTAQLARTAQLARTAQLERTAQLERTDQLESTSQLERRAQLERRAQHERRAQLERTAQLERTAQLERRAQLERTAQLDRTARLERTAQLERTVQLERTAQL
- the LOC124770069 gene encoding uncharacterized protein LOC124770069; the protein is MACEDSTACKNSTACEDSTAYGTAQLARTAQLARTEQLARTAQLERTAQLERTVQLERTAEVERTAQLERTAQLERTALLESTAQLERTAELERAAQLEWTAKLARTARLARTARLARTARLARTARLARTAQVAKTAQLLRTAQLARTARLARTAQLARRAQLARTTQLARTAQLARTAQLARTAQLARTAQLVRTAQLARTAQLERTAHLEMTAQLERRPQLERRAQLERRAQFERKAQLESTACKNSTACEDSTACEDSMACEDSTACQDSTACEDSTPCEDSTGCEDSMACEDSTGCEDTTGCEDSTASEDRTASEGSAASEDNTASEDSTACEDSTACEDSTASEDSTACKDCTACEDSTACEDSTACEDSTACEDSTACEDCTACEDSTACEDSTACEDSTACENSTASEDSTACEDSKACEDSTACEDSMACEDSTACRDSTACEDSTACETAQLARTAQLARTAQFARTAQLARTAQLARTAQLARTAQLARTARLARTAWPARTARLAMTAQLARTAQLAGTAQLARTVQLARTAQLATTAQLARTAQLARTAQLERTAQLERTDQLESTSQLERRAQLERRAQHERRAQLERTAQLERTAQLERRAQLERTAQLDRTAQLERTAQLERTVQLERTAQL